The following DNA comes from Castor canadensis chromosome 4, mCasCan1.hap1v2, whole genome shotgun sequence.
GTTGCTGGGGAAACCAGGCTAAAACAGCATCCCATCTACAGCCTGCCATGCCTCCCCCTTCTCCAACATCTTAGGTGTTGCCAGTTTCTTCTCAGTGCCCTTCCAGGCACATAAATCGAGAGAACTGTGATGCTGCCTGTCCCCCCTGCTTGGCCCAGTGCCTTAACCATCAGTGAGGATGACCTCAGGTGTGTATCCCTGCACCACGACTACGCAGGTACTTTTCTTCACCCAGTGTTCAAATCAGATTCCTGTGCCTGCCGCCTGCCCAGTGCTCAGGATACAAGCTGCAGCCTTTCCAGAATCCTCTACCCCAGCCCCATCCTGCTGACAGTGGACCCCACTCCTGTTGCAACCTCCTGCCCCCCAGAATTCTACCTCTCAGTCCTCCACTGCACTCAGCACAGGGCAGCACAGCGCATGGAGCTCTTGTCAAACTTCCCAGAGGTGTCCTGACCTCCCACCCCGTCCTCCCAAGGTCAAGCCTTACACCATCAGTTGTCAACTCCCAAGGACCTTCTTATGGACCCTTCACCTGCTCTGCCTCTCTTCATATCACCACTTGGTGTGAGAATGCACCCCGCACGTGACAAAGACCACATGCGGGGACAAGGTAGATTTATTCTTTCATAGTTATACAGGGCAGAAGTCCAAAATCTAGGTGTGTGAGGGCCACCCTCCCTCCAGTGAGCACCTTCTGGTGCTGCCAGTGTTCCTCAATGTCCCGTGGCTTGTGGCTTCGGCGCTCAGTCTCTGCCTCTCCTTCCCATTTCTGCTCTGTGCACCAGggtctctgtgtccaaatttccctctCATATAAGGACCCCAGTCATTGGATAGGTCCTGCTTGGCTTCAATATGAGCTTATTGACATTGGATCCCATCTGCAAAGACTATTTCCAAATCAGGTCACATTCGTCAGGGGGAAGGGGAGCTAGGATGAGGACATACTGTTTTAGGAGACATTTTGATTCATAACACACGCTTTCATCTGAATAGCTCACCAGAATGTAAGCTTCATGATACAAAGACCACATTTTATTCATCACTGTAACTCATACCTCCAGAGCAATGCGTTATACTTGTTAGGTGCTCAGGAAATAATGGATGGCAGGcaatggatggtgggtggatggagggatggataaatgaatgggTAGGTGGATGCTGTTGGGAAAATATCAGTGAATGGATAGGTGATGAATAGGTGGGTGAAgggatggataaatgaatggataGACAAATGTTACAAGGTAACTAtcagtggatgggtggatggatgggaggatggatggatgcttGGATAGATGGAACATGGATGGAAGCATAGACAGACAGTTGtgtaagtggatggatggatggatggatgaacagatggatgggtggatgaacagatggatgggtggaggATAGTGGGTAGTTGGTATTTTGGGGTAAATTTCAGTGGATAACTGGATAGTTGGGTAAGTGAATAGATGGATGAGCAAGTGGGTGGATGGAGGAATGGGTAAATGAATGGGTAGAGGGATGTTTTGATttcagtggatggatggataatggTATTACAGTAAAGTGCAAAACACATTTTCTGTAAGTAAATTAAATGATGTTTAATTTGCCAGAGAGATACCGTAATTCTTGTAAAAAGCCGGGATAAGTGGTACGCAACATGAAGTACCTAGCCCACTCCACCTCCAGCGTGCTAGCTGCTGCTTTCAGAGAAGCCACATCCAAAGGCCCTGAATAAGCAGTTCTCCGGGAGAGGCCTCCTGCGGAATCTGGGGATGCAGGAATTCTAAACGCCCATTTCTTTTAAAGCATGAATTGCAAAAAGATGTGGGAAGTTCCATTTTTTACCAAGATCACTAAAAACACCTTTTGTCAAATAAGTGCTCCCAGCATGTGGAGTTCATGAACGGGTGGCCTTTCAGATGACAGATGTCCTGCAAGGTGCCTGCACTCCTGGGTGCTCCCACGCAACAGGCAGGCTCAGGGGATGTTTCCACGTGACTGCTGGGGGCCCTCAGGCCACTTCAGTAGGAATCCCCGGCTGTAACACCCAAGGTACCAACTGGGAACCATGGAGGTGGCCCCAGGCTTTCTGTAAAACATTGCTGCATGAAGGCTGCTAGGTGCAGGTTAGTCCCTGTCAAAGACAGTCTGAGCTGCCATGAGGCTCCATGGGCTCTGCACATACCCTGTGGGTTTTATAGGAGACAGCTAGTTCAAGACCCAGGGAAGAAAGCTGCTTTGTCCCACGCGCGGCCGCGCACAGGCCTGTATTCACATCTGATTGTTGTTGCAGGCGAGGCAGATGCAAACCTGAACAATGGGACCTCGTCTGAGGACACAGCGGTGACAGACTCCAAGCGCACAGCAGACCCAAAGAATGTCTGGCAGGATGCCCACCCAGCTGACCCACGGAGCCGCCCCCATTTGATCCGCCTCTTTTCCCGAGATGCCCCGGGGAGGGAGGACAACACCTTCAAAGACAGGCCCTCGGAGTCTGACGAGCTCCAGACCATCCAAGAAGACAGCACAGCAGCTTCCCAGGACCTGGATGTGATGGCGTCGCAGAAAAGACCCTCCCAGAGGCACGGATCTAAGTACTTGACCTCAGCAAGTACCGTGGACCACGCCAGGCATGCCTTCCTCCCGAGGCACAGAGACACGGGCCTCCTCGACTCCATCGGGCGCTTCTTTGGCGGTGACAGGGGTGCACCCAAGCGGGGCTCCGGCAAGGTGAGCTCCGCGGAGTAGAGCTGCTGTGGTTAGCTGCACTGAGGATGGAGAGGTGGGCAGGCGAGCTAGGCCGGTGGCAGCAGCGCTGACCTGGTCCCTCGGTGTCTACGGCGCTGGTCCTGGCTGGAAAGTGCTTCCTGACCCAGGGCATGGGCGCCCTTGCTGCTTAGGCTGTTCTCACTCTGCCCACTTTCTCCTCCTCACCAGATGTGACGGGACGTGGTCAGAAAGGCAAGGACCTTGTGCATCCAGGTCCTTGGCTGGTTTTGCCTCTGCTCTGCACTTCCGGCTCAGCTTTGGCTTCTGCTCTTTGTTCCCTGGGGCCAATGCTGCCCGGGTCAGGCTGCTTTGCCACAATGAACTGATCGAGACCAAAGTGGCCTTTGGAATAAGCTCCTTAATTCAAATTTGCCTGGAGCAAACTTTCTCTCTTGTCCAAGTTGTTCCATGGAAAGGGTGGAGGGATGAATGAGTGTATATGAATCAAAACTTCACTACTGTATGATCACAGTAATTTAAGTATAGAATCTTGGGACTCCccatatttaaaagcaaatttcTGCCATAGTAACATATGACAAGGATCAGACTCTTTGCAAAAGGTATCTCTGGATTGTCTGGGCAGGTTGCAGACAGTTGTTAGCCTGTGGCTGAGGTTCCTTAAGGAGCTAATCCCATGTGGCCATCACACTGCCAGCGTGTGACACTGCTGTATGCCTGGGTGATTTTGGAAAGAGAAAGGTGCTTCAAAACAAGGTCCTGGTTATTGGGTGTAAGAATTCTTCAGCCTGTGTACTGTGCTTATTCTGAAAAGCCATTGGGAATACAAGAGGCTTGTGAATGAAGTGTGGGACAGAGACCTCACCCAGAGGATGGTCCCATCACAACCCTAGGGCCACTTGGGTACTTCCAACCTATTGTGATGGTGATGGGTGGTCGTGGGACTGTTGAGGATAAGCACAAATGCCCTCCATTTGCAGCTCACAGGCCACTGGGGCTTCAGTGAGGTCTGTCATCTGCACAGCGCTGACATTCACGTTGGACATTTGCTGCGACTCACCTGTAAATAGTGCTTGCTGTATCTTAAGTGCTAGCAGAAGCCATGCTCTGTGACATGTTCTTTCACTTTTTGGCATACTCCCTGGCCCTGGACGTCAGTCCTCTGACCGATTTCTAGTGCTAACTTTGgctggggggaagggaagagTTCAAGTGCAATCATGAGTATGGGGGCTTCTGGCTGCCTAATGAGGTCTGGCTTTTCAGCCAAGCATCCCCCATGAAGCATCCTTAGCAGTTTTGAAATCTCATGACCGAGGGAACAGGAGATGTTtatttcagcagaaaggtgaaaGAGCTGACAGCGTAGCCTCTAAAGCAAGCCCCAGCTGGGTGGTAATGGTTTGAGTTGAAATACAACCGTGGAACGTTCATATCTGTCATCTCAGAGTGGGTCTGTGTGCACAGAGATGTTTCTCTCCGTGCAAGGTCACAATGGCCATTGCTGTACATCTGTTGTGCTCTGCAGGATTTACAAAGGAAAGATTTGATGCTCTGAAGCAGTCAACCTTTTCGAAAATGAGTCTCTAGATTATCAAGTATCCTGAAAAAAGTGAAACACTTCTGCAGGATTTCTTTTAagctaaaaacaatttttaagtaattaaaaacaattat
Coding sequences within:
- the Mbp gene encoding myelin basic protein isoform X6, which encodes MGNHAGKRELAAQKSSKNDETNRGEPEKKRHHRELSQTASEDSDVFGEADANLNNGTSSEDTAVTDSKRTADPKNVWQDAHPADPRSRPHLIRLFSRDAPGREDNTFKDRPSESDELQTIQEDSTAASQDLDVMASQKRPSQRHGSKYLTSASTVDHARHAFLPRHRDTGLLDSIGRFFGGDRGAPKRGSGKDSHHAARTAHYGSLPQKQHGRTQDENPVVHFFKNIVTPRTPPPSQGKGRGLSLSRFSWGGRDSRSGSPMARR
- the Mbp gene encoding myelin basic protein isoform X5, with protein sequence MGNHAGKRELAAQKSSKNDETNRGEPEKKRHHRELSQTASEDSDVFGEADANLNNGTSSEDTAVTDSKRTADPKNVWQDAHPADPRSRPHLIRLFSRDAPGREDNTFKDRPSESDELQTIQEDSTAASQDLDVMASQKRPSQRHGSKYLTSASTVDHARHAFLPRHRDTGLLDSIGRFFGGDRGAPKRGSGKVPWLKQSRSPLPSYACSQPGLCNMYKDSHHAARTAHYGSLPQKQHGRTQDENPVVHFFKNIVTPRTPPPSQGKGRGLSLSRFSWGGRDSRSGSPMARR